The nucleotide window GTTTTTGTACACCATCATGTGATGAGGGCAGTTCATCGGTCTTAATACTAACTGTTCATTATCCATATCCATCACCGGGAACATATCGTCCTGATAGTGGTCCCAGTGGCCGGAAGTTTTATAAAGCTCGACACTTCCCATTACCGGAGTGTAAACATGGTCATAGCCGAGGCTGACTTCTTTATCGACAATATAGCGCTCAATGATGCGGCGGATCGTCGCGCCTTTCGGAAGCCAAAGCGGAAGTCCCTGTCCAACCTTCTGCGAGTTTGTGAACAGGCTAAGCTCTTTGCCAAGCTTGCGGTGGTCGCGTTCCTTCGCTTCTTCAAGCAGTCTTAAGTGCTCTTTCAGGTCTTCCTTTTTGAAAAATGCTGTTCCGTAAATACGCTGCAGCATCTTGTTATCGCTGTCGCCGCGCCAGTAGGCACCGGCAATGCTCAGCAATTTAAATTCCTTCAGCTTGCCAGTTGATGGAACATGGACTCCGCGGCAAAGGTCTACAAAATCGCCCTGCTCATAAAGAGTGACTTTTTCATCGGCCGGAATTGCTTCAATCAATTCAAGCTTATATGGGTCACCAAGCTCCTTGAAGAATTTGACAGCCTCCTCACGACTTACCTCTTTACGGACAATCTCAATGTTCTCATTGATGATTTTCTTCATTTCCTTTTCAATTTCCGGCAAATCTTCCGGTGAAAGGGAATGCTCCATATCGATATCATAGTAGAATCCGCCTTCAATCACCGGTCCTACTCCGAGGTTCACATCTTTATACAGGCGTTTGACTGCCTGTGCCATTAAGTGGGCTGTACTGTGGCGCAGGATTTCTAGTGCTTCCGGGTGTTCCGGAGTGATGATTTCAATTGAAGCATCTTCCTCGATTGGTCTCCTGAAATCATACGGATTTCCATTCACCATACCGGCAATGGCTTTTTTCTTAAGGCCCGGGCTGATTGAACCGGCAATGTCTTCAGTTGTTGTGCCTGCAGGAAACTCCTTCACTGCTCCGTCTGGAAACGATATTTTCAACATGTCTGCCATTGGCTTTTCCTCCTTTTGAAATGTGGCGCATATTTGCGCAAAAAATAAAAAAACCCGTCCCTGAAACAGGGACGAGTTTGATCACACGTGGTTCCACCCAATTCCCACTCTTGCGCATAAAGAACGCAGGAATGGCTCTGGTTGCGATAACGGCTTCTGCCGCCAGCCAATACTTGCCTTACAGGCGTTCATAGCTGGAGTTCAGAGGTGGTAAGCGTTTCTTTAGTGTTAGGAAGTTTTCAGCCGTGCCTTCCCTCTCTGCAAACCTTTCAAGAATGCCCATATCCTCATCATTACATTTACTATTGTTTTAGTATGTACGTAATTATAGTTTGTAATGTTTTGAAAATCAAGTGGGCTATCGTATATTTTCATGATCCTCATTGAAAAAATCCAATCTTTCCTCTTCGAAAACGGAAATTGGCTTAATCTTGACCCGCTCTTCAAAAAGGTTGATAATGGTCCGCACTAATGGCTGGTGCGAATCATCGGTATACAGGAAAATCGTCTGTGGCGCGATCGACAGGAGCGGCGCAATCGTTCCGGAATCGACGTAGACCGGGTGATTGACAAGCAGCCTCCGGTCAATCGTTTTAAACAGCTCGCTCCGCTTCATTTCCGTGAACTCTTGATTAAAAAATGTCATGTTTTCTTCGATGACCAAGTACAAATATGGCATTTGCGGTTTTCTGCCTTTCAGAAAACTTCTCAATGTATGAAGGAACACCTGATACTCCTGTTCCATTTTATACTCATCGATTGCGACCTCTGCCCAATTCGAAAGCTGCTCAAAATATGATTTTAGCCTGAATACGACAAAGGAATCGAATGAAAATGAGACTCTCTCATCAAGTATTTCATTGATTGCTTTTTTAACGATCCCTGGTTCTTCGGCACCCTCCATAAAAGGTGCCAGATCCTTTCGGTTCCCTTCCATGACAGAGTAAATGATATCAAGGATTTGATCCTGCTCTTCACTTTCCGTGTAATAAAAAGATTCTGCAAGGATGTTTCTTAACCAGTCATCCCGTTTCAGCTTAAGAATAAAATCATATACACATTTCTTCAGTTCCGGTATTTTTTCTTTCATAAAAAAATCTTCTGGAATCAGGACTCTATTTTGATCTTCATTAAGAAGAATTGAATTCTTTTCCTGCAACGAAGCAAGCCTGGCGACTAAGTGATGGTATAAATTCCAGGCATCCTGCTTTTTTTGGAAGATGATTTCAATCAACCATATCCCCCCTTTTAAATAATCCCTGATTATATATATGGGGGACTTGGACAATTTAGAAGTATCCATATCGCCGCTGGATGATTAAAGCGCAAAAAAAATAGGCTGCAGCCTGTTTCGCTGCAGCCTATTGCTATACTCTTCGATTCTTTCCTTCTACTTTAACCGGCTGTGCCAGGTACTTGATCCGTTCCATGATCCTCGCTGCCTTCAGCTGTTCCTCTTCTCCCCGCTGGCTGTGGGTCAGATGGTGTTCAAGCCCGCTAAGGTCGAAGTTGGAAGTAAAGAAGGTTGGAAGGTTCTCAAGCATGCGGAATTGCAGGATTGTTCCAAGGATTTCATCCCTCGCCCAGCTGCTCATCGTTTCCGCTCCGATATCATCAAGCATCAGGACATCAGATTTTTTGATTGCTTCCAGCTTGTCGTTGACCGAATGATCCCCGATCGCATTCTTCATTTCCCTGAAAAACTCCGGAACATATACAATCAAGGAACTGACCTGTTTCTGTGCCAATTCATTCGCAATGGCGCCAAGCAGGTATGACTTACCCGTTCCGAACGGCCCATGCAGGAACAAACCTTTTTGCTTCTGGCCGGATTCATAATTCTCAACAAAATCCTTCGCCATTTTTATGGCCTTGAATCTCCCCGCGTCATCAAGCTCAATATCCCCGAATGACGCTTTCAGGATTTCCTTCGGCACATATATGCTGTTAATCAGCCGGGCGTTCTTTTGCTGCTCATCGTACATGACCTTCTTTTTACAGCGGTCATATTTGACATCAATGTAATTCCCTTTGATGAAAAGCTGTGGTTCATAGCCTTTGATCATATTCTTGCAGGCTGCGAGACTTTCGCATTTATCACAGTCCTTGCTCTGGGTAGAAAATTCATACAGTTTGGACATGCTGCCGTCAAGCATTTCCCTGGTGATATAGTCCGCATTTTCATCGAGGAATTGCTTTATATGCTGATCCTGCATGACCTGTCTTTTAAGTGTTTCATAACGTTCCTGGAAGTTTTGGTTATTAGCAAGCTTCTTCAGCGTTTCATTTATGTTTTGCAACTGAATCACCTCCCGGATTTGTATTTTTTCAGTTCTTCTTCAAGCTTTTTCTTTTCTATTTCAAAGTCAGGGTCCACTCCGGCAGCAGAACTTTGCTGCTGGTCTGGTCCATTCTCGCTCTTTTTCTCAAACCAGTCCGGCAAGACTTCCTTGCGTACAGGTTTCCGTTTTCCTGAAGCAGCGGTCGTTTTCTTTCCTTCTGCCCAATCGAGGTATTGCCTGTGCTCACTTTTCGCCAGCTCCATGGCATCCCTTACAGTCGAGATTTTCTTCCTCGACCAGTGGCTGGCGATTTTCTCAATATAGCCTTTGGCCAGCTTCATATCCGTTCTGATCATAACATATTGGACCAAAACATTCACGACACCCGGAAGCAGCTTTTGCTTGAACATCACTTCTTCGATGATCTGCAGGTCAGATTTTGAAGGCACGGCACCGCCTGATAAGTCGATCAGCAGTTGTCTTGGTGATGTTTTTTCAAAATAGAGAACCAATTCCTCTTCTTTTGTTTTTGGCTTCTCGATTCCAGCTTTGTGCTGAAGAGGCTGGGTCCGGTCCAAGAGTGCCGGCAACTGGTCCTGGTATTCAAATTGGTACCAGTCCCGGGCCGCCTTTCTCAGCTCCTCGATATCGATTTCATTATCAGCTGTTACGGCACTCAAGACGATATTCTTCATCTTCAACGCATCAATTCCATAAAGGAAGGCGAGATTGCTGACCGCTTCTTTGACCTTCGTTGTAAAAGCTTTTTTGGGGATCAAAGAATCCTGAAGACCTCCCAATAACAGATCGAAATTAAATTCCGAAGGGTCAATCTGTATTTTGTCAGACTCCCTCCTGCCGATGAAGGATTGTGCTTCATCCTCTCCAAGGTCGGCAGCTGAATCACTATTATGCATGAGTGCTTGAGGAGGAACAGACAGGAACACATCCTGAAAAGCCCGGGTAATTTCAGAATATCCCTCCTCTGCCTCGGGCAGCTTGTCACTGAAAAACCGTTTAAGCCTCAAAAACTGATTCTTTCCGATTTTTCGATACAGATAGACATTCAGCATGCCATCCAGGAAAAATTGTTCAGGAGTCAACGGCGGCTGTAATTCATAAATGAATGAACGGCCATCTTCACTATTTTTGACATATGTCTTCAGCAAACCCATCCCCTCAAGCTTCTGGCGGGCGTGATAAATCTCCTTCAAATTCATATCCATGATTGTCATCAGGTTATGATGGGTACCAGACTGTGACCATAGCCGATTCTCTTCAAGTTCGGCCCATAAGGTCATATAAAGGCTCAAACAAGCTGGCCCAATCAACGGCTGGTACAAAAAGGTGAGCACCTTGCGATCATAATCATGCAGCAGGCCGCCGGATGCAACAATATATTGGTCTACAGGCAAAGTCTCCTGCCAATGCTGAGCCATCCTATTCCCCTCCACTCTATCCGGTTAAAAACTATAACAATACCACTATGCTGAAAATCAAATCGTTCACGCGCGCCTTAAAAAGAGCCGAAGTTTCCTTCAGCTCCCTCATGGAAAAGCGTAAGCGCCTGATCAGCCCCGACAAGCGTTGGGGCCTGGCAGTGAAGTCGCTCTTTGACTTCATTGACAGGACCGAAACGTCTCGAGGGGCTAGGCGCTGGAGCTAGACAATTCTCTAAGTGAAAATTTATAAAGCGCAAGCGCCCTGGTAAATATACTTCATTGGTCTGGACCCCAGCTTTATCATTGTTCTTTCTTCAATAACTCTTTTAATTCATCGATGAATACATTGATATCCTTGAACTGCCGGTAAACAGAGGCGAAACGGACATAGGCGACTTCATCGATCTTAGCCAGCCTGTCCATCACCATCTCGCCCACTGCTTCGCTCTTGACTTCGGATACTCCATGGCTTCGCAATTCTTTTTCCACCTCGGAGACCAGATCCTCAAGCTCTTTTAGGGCGACCGGTCTTTTTTCACACGCTTTCAGCAAACCGCGAAGGAGTTTCTCCCGATTGAACTCCTCGCGAGTACCTTCTTTTTTTACAACAATCAATGGGATTTCTTCAACTTTCTCAAAAGTGGTAAAGCGAAATCCGCAAGCTTCACATTCACGTCTGCGTCGAATTGATCGGCTATCGTCAACCGGTCTTGAATCAAGAACCCGGGTAGAGTTATTTTGGCAAGTTGGACATTTCATCTCGATCAGCTCCGAATATTTTGAAATATAGAATGAGCGAAGGACCATTCGCTTTATCCACCAATACGTCCATAAGCATTATCCTTACTATTATCTTATAAAAAAGAAGCTGATGGGACAAGAGGGACTATTGATTCCCATATTTACCTGAACCGATGAACGTAAGTGTTTTATCCAATTTTCCATATACCTTGATTACTTCTTGTCTCAATGCAGGATTGATTCCTGCCATAGAAAACTTTTCCGTGGAGATATGTAAATCGACCGCTGTCTCAAAGGGTTTTGTCGTAATGACAGTCGCGGTTAAAAAACTCCTGACCCTGCCGTTTAGCTCAGCTGAGATTTCTCCATGTTCCTTTGATACACTTGTGATCCGGGCTGCAGGGTCAGCTTTAAGCAGATCCTCGACTGATTGGAAAACCTGATTAAAATTTGCTTTATAGTAATGGGTCCGCAATTGTTCATCGCTGTTATTTTCACTCGTCCCGCTGAATTTCTCGTATCTTCCTGTTATGGATTTCAAAAAAGACATCAAAAATCCTCCTGCAGATTATTTCTATTTACAGTTTACCTTAATTTTCGCACAAAATAAAAAGAGGTGTATCACTACACCCCTTGTAATTTTTCATATTTTCAATTATAGAGCCTTCGCTTGTGCCTGTTTCACATGCACTGGACCCATGCCGCGTGGGATTTCGATATTCTCACGTGTTTGAGCGCTAAGAGCTTCAGCAATATAGTCAGCTGCAATATTAGGATCGAGATCGCCGCAAGTGTAAACATCAATGCTGGCGTACCCGTGCTCCGGGAAGCTGTGAATAGTTAAATGAGATTCAGAGATAATGACAACTCCGCTTACACCCTGTGGTGCAAATTTGTGGAAAGCCACTTCGCGGATTTCAGCACCAGATTTCAAAGCTGCTGAAACGAAAGTTTGTTCAATAAAGTTCATATCATTCAATTTTTCAAAGTCGCAACCCCAAAGTTCAGAAATTACATGACGACCCATTGTTTCCATATTCAATTTCCCCCTCTAACAATATTAGAATGAAATTCCTAGTTTCAATGGTATCTTAACTACCACGGGGGAAAGTTAGTCCAGAGAGGTCCTAACCCTTTAAGTAGCCAATTGGTACCGTTATTAAGAAGTTCACGATGACTAGTATACTTTGTTTATATTTTTTTTGCAACACATGAAAATAAAATTTTTTCAATGAATTTCAGCATGCTATATCAAAAGGTTTTTAGATAGCTATTTTAAGGATATCCCCGGGAATCGATTGATTACCTTTGTAAGATTAAAGAGGTTTTTCTGAAGAGGGAAGACGGTAATCTGATACAACACGAAAGCGTCATTAAACAAGCCTGCCGGGAGCGGCAGGCTTGTTTAATGACTATTCTAATTATCCAACTTTCACGGCGGGTGAAGCCGACATTGCCTGGGCAACATGCTTTGTCAGGTCTACCACCCTGCTTGAGTATCCCCATTCATTGTCATACCACGCAAGTACCTTGACTTTGTTGGCGCCAATGACCATTGTAGACAGTCCATCAATGATCGCTGAGTGCTCATTTGTGTTGAAATCGATGGATACAAGTGGATCTGTTGTAATATCCAGTATACCCTTAAGCTTTCCTTTTGCGGCAGAATAGAACGCATCGTTCACCTCATCCACAGTTACCTCTCGCTTCAAGTCAACAACCAGGTCTACAAGTGAAACGTTTGGCGTCGGCACCCTTAATGACATGCCGTGAAGCTTTCCTTTCAACTGCGGAAGAACAAGGGAAAGCGCCTTTGCCGCCCCTGTTGAAGTAGGGATGATTGATTGGCCGCAAGAACGCGCCCTGCGCAAATCCTTGTGCGGATTATCGATATTATTTTGGTCATTTGTATAGGCATGAACAGTTGTCATCAATCCGTTTTCAATTCCGAAAGTATCATCCAGAATTTTTGCGACAGGTGCCAGGCAGTTCGTTGTGCATGAAGCATTGGAAATGATCTCATGTTCTTCAATTTTTAATGCGCTTTCATTTACGCCCATCACAATCGTAATATCTTCATTTGTGCCCGGTGCTGTTATAATGACCTTCTTTGCGCCTGCTTCCAGATGAAGTGCAGCCTTGTCACGTGAGTTGAACTTTCCTGTGGCCTCTATGACAATATCAACCTGCATTTCTTTCCACGGAAGCTCAGCAGGATTGCGATTGCTCAAAAGTTTGACAGTTTTCCCATTGACTACTAGGTGATCATCAGCAGGGATAATCTCACCTGCAAATTGACCATGGGTTGAATCATATTTAATCAAATGCGCCAGTGTTTCAGCCGGATAGCTCGCATTAATCGCTACAACCTCAAGATTTTCCTCAAGAATGGCTCTTCTGAATACCATTCTGCCAATTCTCCCAAAACCGTTTATCGCTATTCTCGCCTTCATTGTACGGCCCCTTCCGAATTAGTGTTATACTTAATAACCCTTTGTTATGGTATTAGTATAACATATTAAAAATTATTTGTGATATATAATTGCACACATTTAAAATTTAAAATAATTCTGATAATAATTATCAGTAAAGACAAGTATTTCTTGAGTGGATTTTATTGAAACAAAGATTAAAAATCCTGAAACAAAGATGATATTGAGCCAACAGGTATTTATTTGGGCTGTAACAGGGGTATAACCGGAAGCTCGGCCATAGCGGAAGGTGTACTGACCAGAAGGGCTTTTAGTAATATGGCAATAACCAGGTTAACGGCAAAAGAAAAAAGAGCCTATTCGGCTCTTTAGATTCCCCATTTATTCAGGATTTTCTTCAATTGCTGCCTTGATTGCTCAATTGTTCCTGTGTTGTCGATGACTTCATCTGCCAAATCCACTTTATCCTTCAAAGGCATCTGCGACTTGATCCTTGAAAGTGCTTCATCTTCGGAGAAACCATTCCTGGACATCAGCCTCTCCAGTTGGGTCTTCTCATCCACGTAGACAACGATGATCTTTTCGACCAGGCCTGTGAGCTTGCTTTCAAACAGCAATGGTATGTCCAGGACCACTGCTTTTTCATTGGCAGCTTCAGCTTGCTGCCTTTTCATGGCCATCCTCTCACGTACGGCGGGATGGACGATTGAGTTGAGCAGCAACCTTTTTTCCTCATTGTTAAAAATGATCGACCCTAAGGCAGGGCGATTGATAGTGCCATCTTCTTCTAAAACTTCTGTGCCAAAATGGCTGACAATATCATTGTATGCTTTTTCTCCTGGCTCAACAGCAAGCCTCGCTTCGATATCAGCATCGATCACAGTGATGCCAAGCTCAGTGAACATGGCCGATACCGTGCTTTTCCCGCTCGCTATACTTCCGGTTAATCCAATGATTAATGACATTTGTTTTATCCTTTCAAACAGACCGCTAAAGCTTGAGCAGTCCAATTATGATCAATAAGATTCCAGGTACGAATGAGAACTTCTGCAGCCAGCTCCTCTCTGAAAAATAGCTGCCCATTCTCATGCCGGCATAGACGAACAATGAACTCATACAGGCAACCGTCAAAGCCAGATAGCCGGGCGAAAAGCCCAATAAGGCAGCACCGATCCCGGCTCCGAATGCATCAAGAGACAGGGCGAGACCGAGCATGACGGCTTCGATTCCATTGATTGTACCCGATCGGTCAAAGTCTGCCGACATCGGCTTCTTCAAAATATTGATAACAATGCCAAGTGATTTAATCTCAAAATTCAGGATGATTTTTTCATGACAGAGCATCTCTGACTGGTCATTGCGAAAAAACTGGAATAACACCCATCCGCCCAATACTATCAAGACAGTGCCACCAATTGTCTCTGCCAATTCAGGTGAAAAAAAGCTCTCAAGAAAATGTCCGATCATCATGGCAGCCATCAGAACGGCCGCTGAACAGACCGCAATAACAGCAATCGATTTAACCGGGATTTTCATTTTCCGCAATCCATACGTTAACCCTACACTGAAACTGTCAAGACTGACAGCGAATGCAAGTAAAAGCAGGGAGATTATTTGTGCCATAAACTGAGCTCCTTCCTGTCAATCGCTACGTTAGTATATGGAAGGAGCCTAGATATGGTGAGAAAATCAACAGGCGATTATATGTTCACAGTTTTTGGCATGTTGGACAGAAGTGGGTACCCCGTCCTCCGACGACTGTTTTTTCCAGTGGTGTGCCACACACCTTGCATGGTTCATTTTTTCGGCCATACACCAGCAGCTGTAGCTGGAACATGCCGATCTGCCCCTGTGAATTGACATAGGATCGGATTGTGCTGCCGCCCTTCTCTACAGCCTCAGAGAGAGTACTGACAATTTCCCGGTAGAGGACAGCTTCTTCCTCCCGAGACAATGAGTTCGCAATTCGTTCCGGGTGGATTTTCGACCGGAAAAGCGCCTCATCGACATAAATATTCCCGAGACCGACAAGGATCTTTTGATCAAGCAGTGCAGGCTTTATTTTCCGGTTGGTCCTTTTAAGCTTTTCCGAAAGCCATTCTACTGAGAAGTCTCCTGAAAATGGCTCAGGTCCCAAATCAGCGAGCGGCTGCGAATCGAATTCCGTCCCTTTGGCGTAAAGGTGCATTGTCCCAAATTTGCGGACATCCTTATAGCGCAATTCTTTCCCATCGGTAAAATGAAAAATGACATGGGTATGTTTTTCAACAGGTTCATCTGCGCTGAACAAACCGTATTTCCCTTCCATTCTAAGATGGGAGACAAGCGCATAGTCATCTGTATAAAATATCAGGAATTTGCCTCTCCTGCCGATTTCACTGATTGTCTGACCGCGTAGGGCATCATTAAATTGCTCAACTTCACTCGGCTTTTTGATCATCTTGGGCCAAAAAACCGACACCTGGCTAATTTTTTTGCCAACTGCAAGTACCTCAAGCGTGCCCCTGACGGTTTCTACTTCTGGAAGCTCAGGCATCCTATCCCGCCTTTCTTTTTTTCTCTCTTGTCTTTCCTTTACTTCGCATCATACCAGGTTGGACCGTATGAGAAGTCCACCTTCAAAGGAACCTTTAATTCGATTGCATTTTCCATGACATCCGGGACTATTTTCTTCAGCTGCTCAATTTCATCCTGCGGCGCCTCGAAAATCAATTCATCGTGCACCTGGAGGAGCAGCCTAGTCTTCAAGCCTTCTTCACGCAGCCTTTCAGCCATATCGATCATCGCTTTTTTGATGATATCAGCAGCGCTTCCCTGTATAGGCGTATTCATCGCTGTCCGTTCCGCAAAACTTCTCAGGTTGAAGTTGCGCGCAGTGATTTCCGGTATATACCTGCGTCGGTGCAACAATGTCTGGACATACCCTTTCGCCTTCGCATCTATCACGATTTCATCCATATAGTCTTTTACCCCAGGGTAGCTCTCAAGATAGCGTTCGATGAATTCTCCGGCTTCCTTCCTCGTGATGTTCAGGCTCTGGGATAAACCATAATCGCTGATTCCGTAAACAATCCCGAAGTTTACCGCTTTCGCATGGCGGCGCATATTTGAAGTGACCTCATCTTTTCCGACATGGAAAACTTCCATCGCTGTCTTAGTATGAATATCCATGTCATGGCGGAATGCATCGATCAGTTTTTCGTCCCCGGCTATATGGGCAAGGACACGCAATTCAATTTGCGAATAGTCAGCCGCAAAAATCACCCAGTCTTTCTCTGAAGGAACGAATGCCTGCCTGATTTTCCGGCCTTCTTCAAGTCGAATCGGAATATTCTGCAGGTTAGGGTCCGTTGAACTGAGCCTCCCTGTAGCGGTGAGGGCCTGGTTGAACCTTGTATGGACTTTTTCGGTTTCCTTATTTACAACCTTTTGCAGCCCCTCAATATAGGTTGATTGCAGCTTGCCAAGCTGGCGATAATTTAGGATTTCTTCGATGATTTTATGCTTAGGCGCCAATTTTTCCAGTACGTCTGCTGAAGTTGAATAACCGGTCTTCGTCTTTTTGGCAGCAGGAAGACCCAGTTTTTCGAACAGAATGACACCTAATTGCTTCGGTGAATTGATATTGAATTGTTCTCCTGCCATTTCGAAAATCTTCATTTCGATTTCAGCAAGACGCCCTTTGATTTCTTCGCCCATGTTTTCAAGGCGGACCATATCAAGCTTGACGCCAAGGTATTCCATATCCGCCAGCACCAGTGACAATGGCATTTCCAGGCTGCTGAACAAATCGTGCTGGTCGTTATCCAACAGTTCCTGCTCAAGCTTTTCCTTTAAGGACACCAGAACATCTGCTTTGCGCACCAGGTGTTCCCCTAGTATTGCTTCATCCGGTATCTTCCGTCTGGCTCCTTTTCCATAGACCGCTTCATCAGACTGTACGCTTATGAAGCCATGCTGCCTGGCTATGGCAGCCAGGTCGTCCGGCGATTCGGAAGGATTGATGATATAGGATGCTAGTGATACATCGAATTCGGCGCCTTTCAGATGGATTCCGTGATGGCGCAAGGAAACCTCGGAACGTTTCGCATCATAGACTGTCTTTTTGCTGGACTCATCTTCTGCCCATTTTTTGAACTCTTCAGACTCCAAAGCGGTTTGCACAGGCAGATAATAGTGCCCGTTTTCATTCACCACCGCAAAACCGATGATATCAGCATAGTGATAGTTATCCTCAAGCACCTCGACATAAAAGCCGTTGTCTTTCGCAAAAATGTTTGGATCGACTGCCTCGAGCTGTTTGAACTCAATGTCTTCAAGCTCGACATTTTCAGTCACTGCTTCCGCGCCAAGCTTGTCCAATAACGAGTTGAATCCCAGTTCCTTGAACATCTTCACCAGCTTCTCGTTCTCTGCGCCTTCATATTCAAGTTCGCTTAACTCGATTCCCACCGGAGCTTCACGGGTGATGGTCGCAAGTTCTTTGCTCATGATCGCCTGGTCTTTGAATTCCTCAAGCTTTTCCTTGAGTTTTTTCCCGTTGACCTGATCAATCGATTCAATCAGCTTTTCAAGCGTGCCATGCTCTTTCAGCAGCTTGATAGCCGTCTTTTCCCCTACACCAGGAACTCCGGGTATATTATCTGATGCATCCCCCATAAGTCCTTTCATATCAATGATTTGTTGTGCTGTCAGCCCGTATTTCTCCAGGATATGCTCCGGGGTGTACTCCTCGATATCCGTGATGCCCTTCCGGGTGATGCTGACTGTCGTTTTGTCAGAACTCAACTGAGTCAAGTCCTTATCACCAGATATGACCTTCGTTTCAAACCCTTCTTTTTCAGCAAACAAACTTAATGTACCGATGATATCATCGGCTTCATAATTTTCCAGCTCATATTGGGCGATCCCGTATGCTGTCAGTAATTCACGGATGAATGGGAATTGCTCGGAAAGCTCCGGCGGCGTCTTTTGCCTGCCACCTTTATATTCACTGAATGTTTTATGCCTGAACGTCGTTTTTCCTGCATCGAACGCAACGAGAATATGAGTAGGCTTTTCATCCTCGAGAATCTTCATCAGCATCATGGTAAAACCGTAAACTGCATTTGTATGTATCCCTTTTTCATTATTCAACAGCGGCAAAGCGAAAAATGCGCGGTAGGCGATACTATTGCCGTCAATCAATACAAGCTTCTTGGACATGTCATTCCTCCTCCAGTATCATGGGAATTTTATATAAAAAAAGACCGTTAGATTCCTTCCTATTTTATCATGAGAGATGATAGAAAGAAAAATAACGGCCTTTGTCAGCCTTCTATTAATCTGTGTAACCCATCAGCATCCTTGCGTAAGGTGAATCAGATGGGAGGACAATGACGGTCTCGCCGTTGATTGTCTTTTTATAGGATTCCAGGGTACGGAACATGGTATAAAACTCTGGATCTTTTGAGAATGTTTGATTATATACTTTTGCGGCTTCCCCTTCTCCTTCACCGCGGATGGTTTCTGCGTCAGCTGTCGCCTTTGCCAAAATCTCTTTTACTTCACGGTCTGTCTGGGCAATGACCCTGTTCTTTTCAGCATCACCCATTGATAGATATTCCTGCGCCTTTGTTTCACGTTCGGAGATCATACGAGTGAAGACCGATTTCTCGTTTTCCGCAGGAAGATCTGTTCTTTTCATCCGGACATCTGTAACAACGACACCATAGTTGCCGCCAGCCAGCAATTCATTGACCTTTTCAGTCACCCTGTCATTCAATGAACCACGTGAGGATTTTTCATCGTTGATGATTTCATCATAGTCTAGCTGCCCCAGTTCAGAACGGACAACAGAGTAGATGAATTCTTCCATGCGCGATTCCGCACCTTCAAGCGTCCTTGCATTGGAAATCATTTTTTTCGGATCTTCAATTCGCCAGATCGCGTAA belongs to Mesobacillus sp. AQ2 and includes:
- the thrS gene encoding threonine--tRNA ligase, with the protein product MADMLKISFPDGAVKEFPAGTTTEDIAGSISPGLKKKAIAGMVNGNPYDFRRPIEEDASIEIITPEHPEALEILRHSTAHLMAQAVKRLYKDVNLGVGPVIEGGFYYDIDMEHSLSPEDLPEIEKEMKKIINENIEIVRKEVSREEAVKFFKELGDPYKLELIEAIPADEKVTLYEQGDFVDLCRGVHVPSTGKLKEFKLLSIAGAYWRGDSDNKMLQRIYGTAFFKKEDLKEHLRLLEEAKERDHRKLGKELSLFTNSQKVGQGLPLWLPKGATIRRIIERYIVDKEVSLGYDHVYTPVMGSVELYKTSGHWDHYQDDMFPVMDMDNEQLVLRPMNCPHHMMVYKNSIHSYRELPIRIAELGTMHRYEMSGALAGLQRVRGMTLNDAHIFVRPDQIKEEFKRVVQLVLEVYKDFDMNDYSFRLSYRDPEDKEKYFDDDQMWEKAQAMLKEAMDEIGLDYFEAEGEAAFYGPKLDVQVKTALGKEETLSTVQLDFLLPERFDLTYIGEDGKHHRPVVIHRGVVSTMERFVAFLIEEYKGAFPTWLAPVQAQIIPVSPAVHYDYAREIQDKLKAEGFRVEIDCRDEKIGYKIREAQMQKIPYMLVVGDNEVADKAVNVRKYGEQNSETISFDEFLESFRKEAKK
- the ytxC gene encoding sporulation protein YtxC translates to MIEIIFQKKQDAWNLYHHLVARLASLQEKNSILLNEDQNRVLIPEDFFMKEKIPELKKCVYDFILKLKRDDWLRNILAESFYYTESEEQDQILDIIYSVMEGNRKDLAPFMEGAEEPGIVKKAINEILDERVSFSFDSFVVFRLKSYFEQLSNWAEVAIDEYKMEQEYQVFLHTLRSFLKGRKPQMPYLYLVIEENMTFFNQEFTEMKRSELFKTIDRRLLVNHPVYVDSGTIAPLLSIAPQTIFLYTDDSHQPLVRTIINLFEERVKIKPISVFEEERLDFFNEDHENIR
- a CDS encoding replication initiation and membrane attachment family protein, which produces MAQHWQETLPVDQYIVASGGLLHDYDRKVLTFLYQPLIGPACLSLYMTLWAELEENRLWSQSGTHHNLMTIMDMNLKEIYHARQKLEGMGLLKTYVKNSEDGRSFIYELQPPLTPEQFFLDGMLNVYLYRKIGKNQFLRLKRFFSDKLPEAEEGYSEITRAFQDVFLSVPPQALMHNSDSAADLGEDEAQSFIGRRESDKIQIDPSEFNFDLLLGGLQDSLIPKKAFTTKVKEAVSNLAFLYGIDALKMKNIVLSAVTADNEIDIEELRKAARDWYQFEYQDQLPALLDRTQPLQHKAGIEKPKTKEEELVLYFEKTSPRQLLIDLSGGAVPSKSDLQIIEEVMFKQKLLPGVVNVLVQYVMIRTDMKLAKGYIEKIASHWSRKKISTVRDAMELAKSEHRQYLDWAEGKKTTAASGKRKPVRKEVLPDWFEKKSENGPDQQQSSAAGVDPDFEIEKKKLEEELKKYKSGR
- the dnaI gene encoding primosomal protein DnaI — translated: MQNINETLKKLANNQNFQERYETLKRQVMQDQHIKQFLDENADYITREMLDGSMSKLYEFSTQSKDCDKCESLAACKNMIKGYEPQLFIKGNYIDVKYDRCKKKVMYDEQQKNARLINSIYVPKEILKASFGDIELDDAGRFKAIKMAKDFVENYESGQKQKGLFLHGPFGTGKSYLLGAIANELAQKQVSSLIVYVPEFFREMKNAIGDHSVNDKLEAIKKSDVLMLDDIGAETMSSWARDEILGTILQFRMLENLPTFFTSNFDLSGLEHHLTHSQRGEEEQLKAARIMERIKYLAQPVKVEGKNRRV
- the nrdR gene encoding transcriptional regulator NrdR, which produces MKCPTCQNNSTRVLDSRPVDDSRSIRRRRECEACGFRFTTFEKVEEIPLIVVKKEGTREEFNREKLLRGLLKACEKRPVALKELEDLVSEVEKELRSHGVSEVKSEAVGEMVMDRLAKIDEVAYVRFASVYRQFKDINVFIDELKELLKKEQ